In a genomic window of Parus major isolate Abel chromosome 26, Parus_major1.1, whole genome shotgun sequence:
- the FANCE gene encoding Fanconi anemia group E protein isoform X2, whose protein sequence is MSGLPVSGCPPCVTLSGLPMSHRPPCSPAAAMEPRCPPWLQICPGPCRLLLHALSSGPGGAMAALRVLQRGQPREGPGQAFPWQALTAALCAEEPSLKGPKDTLAVKPRLLLLPVLCQRNLFSLLLAVQDVVPGDCLDQLLQALEQDSHVDPWVKTLGDLLQQGARAEEGSPHPTALSSMCQQQLRGLCQKIAQKKPEGQRKLNWCFSKQPGAPDSAPQGGKCKKMSEESLQLDSEREGKRLLLEEVAFEPLEPQECGDVAGVEEEVPEEPSGDVSAQSTDKAAPDSSQQDAVGELRKISQTELAVEVQSFVQMHGQRLKMLLLQESSHCELRTPPELRILNSCSPSQLEGLCSFLQLSTCPEPFLVRFCSWLLALTPDLSYTSAAILAEQLFLRRVRARAVEVSCSPFPPPLSPPPAFSVPRSCPSPSRLPDTSWLPSLHFAPSIPIPSAVCWWLRCCRSLGKACQEGPCTSPWIWQPLEVLPCCFALAGAEQTKLMCELVEECLEPHSVQLVLSQVLEVPLSERLLPVLQAVLGRQEVLPPKLLDLLVLTLCQQAPAFATSLSFAKLVMAVLTVYQSQVTPAHRSSLAAVLDQSNAVLKKSLQAVLEGAR, encoded by the exons ATGTCCGGTCTCCCCGTGTCCGGCTGTCCCCCGTGTGTGACCCTGTCCGGTCTCCCCATGTCTCACAGGCCGCCGTGCAGCCCCGCCGCAGCAATGGAGCCCCGGTGCCCGCCCTGGCTGCAGATCTGCCCCGGGCCGTGCCGCCTCCTGCTCCACGCTCTGTCCTCCGGCCCCGGCGGGGCGATGGCCGCACTGCGGGTGCTGCAACGGGGCCAGCCCCGCGAGGGACCGGGGCAGGCGTTCCCCTGGCAGGCTCTCACCGCAGCCCTGTGCGCCGAGGAGCCCTCGCTGAAGGGGCCAAAGGACACCCTGGCCGT caagccacggctgctgctgctgcccgtTTTGTGCCAGAGAAacctcttttccctgctcctggcgGTTCAGGATGTAGTGCCCGGTGATTGCCTTGaccagctgctccaggcctTGGAGCAAGATTCCCATGTGGATCCCTGGGTGAAGACACTGGGGGATCTACTCCAGCAGGGAGCAAGGGCAGAGGAGGGTTCCCCACATCCCACTGCCCTGTCTTccatgtgccagcagcagcttaGGGGCCTGTGCCAGAAAATTGCCCAGAAGAAACCAGAGGGGCAAAGAAAATTGAACTGGTGCTTCAGCAAGCAGCCTGGTGCCCCTGACTCTGCGCCTCAAGGTGGGAAGTGCAAGAAAATGTCAGAGGAGAGCCTGCAGTTGGACAgtgagagagaggggaagaggtTGTTGCTGGAGGAGGTGGCATTTGAGCCCCTGGAGCCCCAGGAATGTGGAGATGTAGCAGGGGTGGAAGAGGAGGTGCCTGAGGAGCCTTCAGGGGATGTATCTGCTCAGAGCACAGATAAGGCTGCTCCAGACAGCTCCCAGCAAGATGCAGTTGGGGAGCTCAGGAAGATTTCCCAGACAGAGCTGGCAGTAGAGGTCCAGTCCTTTGTCCAG ATGCATGGACAGAggctgaaaatgctgctgctgcaggagtcCAGC CACTGTGAGCTGCGCACCCCACCTGAGCTGAGAATCCTGAacagctgctcccccagccag CTTGAGGGGCTGTgctccttcctccagctctccACGTGCCCAGAGCCCTTCCTGGTGCGTttctgcagctggctgctggctctgacCCCTGACCTCAGCTACACCAGTGCAGCcatcctggcagagcagctcttccTTAGGCGAGTACGTGCCAGGGCAGTGGAGGTTTCCTGCTCCCCATTTCCCCCTCCACTGTCCCCACCTCCTGCCTTTTCTGTCCCTAGGTCCTGTCCCTCACCCAGCCGCCTTCCCGACACCTCATGGCTGCCCTCACTTCATTTTGCTCCAAGTATTCCCATTCCTTCTGCCGTGTGCTGGTGGCTGCGGTGCTGCAGGAGTCTGGGGAAG GCATGCCAGGAAGGGCCATGCACATCCCCATGGATTTGGCAGCCTCTGGAGGTTCTGCCCTGCTGCTTTGCCCTTGCAGGTGCTGAGCAGACCAAGCTGATGTGTGAGCTCGTGGAGGAGTGCCTGGAGCCACACTCTgtgcagctggtgctgag CCAAGTCCTGGAGGTGCCTTTGTCAGAGAGACTCCTGCCAGtactgcaggctgtgctggggcgGCAG GAGGTGCTTCCCCCTAAGCTTTTGGATCTCCTGGTCCTGACTCTGTGCCAGCAGGCCCCAGCCTTTGCCACATCACTCAGCTTCGCCAAGCTGGTGATGGCCGTGCTCACAGTGTACCAGAGCCAG GTCACCCCAGCTCACCGGAGCAGTCTGGCTGCGGTCCTGGATCAAAGCAATGCGGTGCTGAAGAAATcgctgcaggctgtgctggagggggCCAG gTGA
- the FANCE gene encoding Fanconi anemia group E protein isoform X1: MSGLPVSGCPPCVTLSGLPMSHRPPCSPAAAMEPRCPPWLQICPGPCRLLLHALSSGPGGAMAALRVLQRGQPREGPGQAFPWQALTAALCAEEPSLKGPKDTLAVKPRLLLLPVLCQRNLFSLLLAVQDVVPGDCLDQLLQALEQDSHVDPWVKTLGDLLQQGARAEEGSPHPTALSSMCQQQLRGLCQKIAQKKPEGQRKLNWCFSKQPGAPDSAPQGGKCKKMSEESLQLDSEREGKRLLLEEVAFEPLEPQECGDVAGVEEEVPEEPSGDVSAQSTDKAAPDSSQQDAVGELRKISQTELAVEVQSFVQMHGQRLKMLLLQESSHCELRTPPELRILNSCSPSQVNPSIPAAAAAGGLLLSLMSHPLCHPQLEGLCSFLQLSTCPEPFLVRFCSWLLALTPDLSYTSAAILAEQLFLRRVRARAVEVSCSPFPPPLSPPPAFSVPRSCPSPSRLPDTSWLPSLHFAPSIPIPSAVCWWLRCCRSLGKACQEGPCTSPWIWQPLEVLPCCFALAGAEQTKLMCELVEECLEPHSVQLVLSQVLEVPLSERLLPVLQAVLGRQEVLPPKLLDLLVLTLCQQAPAFATSLSFAKLVMAVLTVYQSQVTPAHRSSLAAVLDQSNAVLKKSLQAVLEGAR; encoded by the exons ATGTCCGGTCTCCCCGTGTCCGGCTGTCCCCCGTGTGTGACCCTGTCCGGTCTCCCCATGTCTCACAGGCCGCCGTGCAGCCCCGCCGCAGCAATGGAGCCCCGGTGCCCGCCCTGGCTGCAGATCTGCCCCGGGCCGTGCCGCCTCCTGCTCCACGCTCTGTCCTCCGGCCCCGGCGGGGCGATGGCCGCACTGCGGGTGCTGCAACGGGGCCAGCCCCGCGAGGGACCGGGGCAGGCGTTCCCCTGGCAGGCTCTCACCGCAGCCCTGTGCGCCGAGGAGCCCTCGCTGAAGGGGCCAAAGGACACCCTGGCCGT caagccacggctgctgctgctgcccgtTTTGTGCCAGAGAAacctcttttccctgctcctggcgGTTCAGGATGTAGTGCCCGGTGATTGCCTTGaccagctgctccaggcctTGGAGCAAGATTCCCATGTGGATCCCTGGGTGAAGACACTGGGGGATCTACTCCAGCAGGGAGCAAGGGCAGAGGAGGGTTCCCCACATCCCACTGCCCTGTCTTccatgtgccagcagcagcttaGGGGCCTGTGCCAGAAAATTGCCCAGAAGAAACCAGAGGGGCAAAGAAAATTGAACTGGTGCTTCAGCAAGCAGCCTGGTGCCCCTGACTCTGCGCCTCAAGGTGGGAAGTGCAAGAAAATGTCAGAGGAGAGCCTGCAGTTGGACAgtgagagagaggggaagaggtTGTTGCTGGAGGAGGTGGCATTTGAGCCCCTGGAGCCCCAGGAATGTGGAGATGTAGCAGGGGTGGAAGAGGAGGTGCCTGAGGAGCCTTCAGGGGATGTATCTGCTCAGAGCACAGATAAGGCTGCTCCAGACAGCTCCCAGCAAGATGCAGTTGGGGAGCTCAGGAAGATTTCCCAGACAGAGCTGGCAGTAGAGGTCCAGTCCTTTGTCCAG ATGCATGGACAGAggctgaaaatgctgctgctgcaggagtcCAGC CACTGTGAGCTGCGCACCCCACCTGAGCTGAGAATCCTGAacagctgctcccccagccagGTGAACCCcagcatccctgctgcagctgctgcagggggcTTGCTGCTGTCCCTAATGTCCCATCCCCTCTGCCATCCCCAGCTTGAGGGGCTGTgctccttcctccagctctccACGTGCCCAGAGCCCTTCCTGGTGCGTttctgcagctggctgctggctctgacCCCTGACCTCAGCTACACCAGTGCAGCcatcctggcagagcagctcttccTTAGGCGAGTACGTGCCAGGGCAGTGGAGGTTTCCTGCTCCCCATTTCCCCCTCCACTGTCCCCACCTCCTGCCTTTTCTGTCCCTAGGTCCTGTCCCTCACCCAGCCGCCTTCCCGACACCTCATGGCTGCCCTCACTTCATTTTGCTCCAAGTATTCCCATTCCTTCTGCCGTGTGCTGGTGGCTGCGGTGCTGCAGGAGTCTGGGGAAG GCATGCCAGGAAGGGCCATGCACATCCCCATGGATTTGGCAGCCTCTGGAGGTTCTGCCCTGCTGCTTTGCCCTTGCAGGTGCTGAGCAGACCAAGCTGATGTGTGAGCTCGTGGAGGAGTGCCTGGAGCCACACTCTgtgcagctggtgctgag CCAAGTCCTGGAGGTGCCTTTGTCAGAGAGACTCCTGCCAGtactgcaggctgtgctggggcgGCAG GAGGTGCTTCCCCCTAAGCTTTTGGATCTCCTGGTCCTGACTCTGTGCCAGCAGGCCCCAGCCTTTGCCACATCACTCAGCTTCGCCAAGCTGGTGATGGCCGTGCTCACAGTGTACCAGAGCCAG GTCACCCCAGCTCACCGGAGCAGTCTGGCTGCGGTCCTGGATCAAAGCAATGCGGTGCTGAAGAAATcgctgcaggctgtgctggagggggCCAG gTGA
- the FANCE gene encoding Fanconi anemia group E protein isoform X8 — MSGLPVSGCPPCVTLSGLPMSHRPPCSPAAAMEPRCPPWLQICPGPCRLLLHALSSGPGGAMAALRVLQRGQPREGPGQAFPWQALTAALCAEEPSLKGPKDTLAVKPRLLLLPVLCQRNLFSLLLAVQDVVPGDCLDQLLQALEQDSHVDPWVKTLGDLLQQGARAEEGSPHPTALSSMCQQQLRGLCQKIAQKKPEGQRKLNWCFSKQPGAPDSAPQGGKCKKMSEESLQLDSEREGKRLLLEEVAFEPLEPQECGDVAGVEEEVPEEPSGDVSAQSTDKAAPDSSQQDAVGELRKISQTELAVEVQSFVQMHGQRLKMLLLQESSHCELRTPPELRILNSCSPSQLEGLCSFLQLSTCPEPFLVRFCSWLLALTPDLSYTSAAILAEQLFLRRVLSLTQPPSRHLMAALTSFCSKYSHSFCRVLVAAVLQESGEGAEQTKLMCELVEECLEPHSVQLVLSQVLEVPLSERLLPVLQAVLGRQEVLPPKLLDLLVLTLCQQAPAFATSLSFAKLVMAVLTVYQSQVTPAHRSSLAAVLDQSNAVLKKSLQAVLEGAR; from the exons ATGTCCGGTCTCCCCGTGTCCGGCTGTCCCCCGTGTGTGACCCTGTCCGGTCTCCCCATGTCTCACAGGCCGCCGTGCAGCCCCGCCGCAGCAATGGAGCCCCGGTGCCCGCCCTGGCTGCAGATCTGCCCCGGGCCGTGCCGCCTCCTGCTCCACGCTCTGTCCTCCGGCCCCGGCGGGGCGATGGCCGCACTGCGGGTGCTGCAACGGGGCCAGCCCCGCGAGGGACCGGGGCAGGCGTTCCCCTGGCAGGCTCTCACCGCAGCCCTGTGCGCCGAGGAGCCCTCGCTGAAGGGGCCAAAGGACACCCTGGCCGT caagccacggctgctgctgctgcccgtTTTGTGCCAGAGAAacctcttttccctgctcctggcgGTTCAGGATGTAGTGCCCGGTGATTGCCTTGaccagctgctccaggcctTGGAGCAAGATTCCCATGTGGATCCCTGGGTGAAGACACTGGGGGATCTACTCCAGCAGGGAGCAAGGGCAGAGGAGGGTTCCCCACATCCCACTGCCCTGTCTTccatgtgccagcagcagcttaGGGGCCTGTGCCAGAAAATTGCCCAGAAGAAACCAGAGGGGCAAAGAAAATTGAACTGGTGCTTCAGCAAGCAGCCTGGTGCCCCTGACTCTGCGCCTCAAGGTGGGAAGTGCAAGAAAATGTCAGAGGAGAGCCTGCAGTTGGACAgtgagagagaggggaagaggtTGTTGCTGGAGGAGGTGGCATTTGAGCCCCTGGAGCCCCAGGAATGTGGAGATGTAGCAGGGGTGGAAGAGGAGGTGCCTGAGGAGCCTTCAGGGGATGTATCTGCTCAGAGCACAGATAAGGCTGCTCCAGACAGCTCCCAGCAAGATGCAGTTGGGGAGCTCAGGAAGATTTCCCAGACAGAGCTGGCAGTAGAGGTCCAGTCCTTTGTCCAG ATGCATGGACAGAggctgaaaatgctgctgctgcaggagtcCAGC CACTGTGAGCTGCGCACCCCACCTGAGCTGAGAATCCTGAacagctgctcccccagccag CTTGAGGGGCTGTgctccttcctccagctctccACGTGCCCAGAGCCCTTCCTGGTGCGTttctgcagctggctgctggctctgacCCCTGACCTCAGCTACACCAGTGCAGCcatcctggcagagcagctcttccTTAGGCGA GTCCTGTCCCTCACCCAGCCGCCTTCCCGACACCTCATGGCTGCCCTCACTTCATTTTGCTCCAAGTATTCCCATTCCTTCTGCCGTGTGCTGGTGGCTGCGGTGCTGCAGGAGTCTGGGGAAG GTGCTGAGCAGACCAAGCTGATGTGTGAGCTCGTGGAGGAGTGCCTGGAGCCACACTCTgtgcagctggtgctgag CCAAGTCCTGGAGGTGCCTTTGTCAGAGAGACTCCTGCCAGtactgcaggctgtgctggggcgGCAG GAGGTGCTTCCCCCTAAGCTTTTGGATCTCCTGGTCCTGACTCTGTGCCAGCAGGCCCCAGCCTTTGCCACATCACTCAGCTTCGCCAAGCTGGTGATGGCCGTGCTCACAGTGTACCAGAGCCAG GTCACCCCAGCTCACCGGAGCAGTCTGGCTGCGGTCCTGGATCAAAGCAATGCGGTGCTGAAGAAATcgctgcaggctgtgctggagggggCCAGGTGA